The genomic stretch GCGAGGAGCTGGATACCAAGGTTGCGGCGGATAGCCTGCTTCTGGCGCTCCGGAGCGAGCCGGATCAGCCGGAGATCGTCCGGCGCGCCTTTGTGGCGCTGCTGCTGGATGGGCGCGCCGATGCGCTGCGCCTGGCCCGCCGCCTGCCCGACAATGCCTCGGCCCAGCTGGTGCTGTTCGGCGCGGATGTGGCCGGCGCGCGCTGGGACCGGGCCGAGACGCGGGCGCGCGGCTTGAGCCGGCAGGGGCCGGTGGCGGCGCTGCAGCCCGTGCTGCTCGCCTGGAGCCATGCGGGGCGCGGCCAGACCGACCAGGCCATCGCCACCCTGCGCCCGCTGGCCGAACAGGGCCGCTTCCGCGCCCTGAATGCCCTGCACGCCGCCCTGATCGCCGATCTCGCCAACCGCCCGCGTGAGGCGGAGCGCTTCGTCCGGCAGGCCCTGGCGGATCAGCCCGAACCCACCCTGCGCCTGGCCATGCTGGCGGCGGGCATCCTGAACCGCGCGGGGCGGCCGGCGGAGGCTGTTCGGCTGCTGGATCAACTCGCACTCTCCAGCGACGAACTGGCGCTGGCGGTGCTGGAGCCGGCGCGGCAGGTCGTGCTCACGCAGCGCGCCATCCAAGGGCCGGCCGATGGCATCGCCGAGGCTTACGTGGCACTCGGCAGCGCGCTGCGCGGGCAAGGCCTGGAGGAGATGGCAACCCTCATGGCGCGGCTGGCACTGCGGCTGCGCCCCAGCTTCGCCCCTGCCCTGATGCTCCTGGCCGATACATTGGCCGAGGGCGAGCGCCTGGATGCCGCGCGCGAAACCCTGCTGCTGATCAACGAGAATGACCCGCTTTTCGGCCCCGCGCAGCTGCGCCAGGCAGCCCTGCTGGACCGCCTGGGCCGCGTGGATGAGGCCGAGGCCCTGCTGCGCCGCCTGGCCGAGGCGCTGCCCGGCGTGCCACAGCCCCTCACTCGCCTGGGCGATCTGCAACGCCGGCGCGGCCGCTTCGCCGAGGCGGTGCTGGCCTATGACGGGGCCATCGCGCGCAGCCTGCCGGCACGGCCGAGCGACTGGCCGCTTTTTTACGCGCGCGGCATCTCGCGCGAGCGTTCGGGCAATTGGCCGGGCGCCGAGGAGGATCTGCTGTATGCGCTGACCCTCTCGCCCGAGCAGCCCTTCGTGCTCAACTACCTTGCCTATACCTGGGCCGATATGGGCGTGAACCTGGAGCGCGCGCGGGCCATGCTGGAAGGTGCGGCGGCGCAGCGCCCGCAGGATGGCAACATCGCCGACAGCCTGGGCTGGGTGCTGTTCCGCATGGGCCTGCTGCCGGCCGCCATCGCGCAGCTGGAACGCGCGGTGGAGCTGGAACCGCGCAACGCCACGATCAACGACCATCTGGGCGATGTCTACTGGGCCGCGGGGCGCGAGGGCGAGGGGCGCTTCCAGTGGCAGCGCGCGCTCACCATGGACCCGGAGCCGGCCGAGGCCGCGCGCATCCAGATGAAGATCGACACCGGCCTGCCCCGGGCCGTGCGGCGCTGACATGCGCCACATGACGGAGGCCGCGCCGGCCAAGGTGAACCTGTTCCTGCATGTCACCGGCCGGCGCGGCGATGGCTATCATCTGCTGGACAGCCTGGCCGTGTTCGGCCCCGCCGCCGATGCCCTGAGCGCCACGCCAGCCGAGGCGCTGAGCCTGACGCTGGCTGGCCCCTTCGGCGCGACCCTCGCGGCCGAGCAGGATAATCTCGTGCTGCGCGCAGCCCGCGCCCTGGCCGCCGCGACGGGCCAGGCGCCGGCCGCGGCGCTGCATCTGGAGAAGCATCTGCCGGTGGCTTCGGGCATTGGTGGCGGCTCAGCCGATGCGGCGGCGGCGCTGCGCCTGCTCAACCGGCTTTGGGGCAGCGGCCTGGATGCCGATGCCCTCGCGCGGATCGCGGCACCGCTGGGCGCGGATATCCCGGTCTGCATCGCCTCCCGCCCCGCCCGCATGCAGGGCATTGGCGAGGTGATCAGCGCCGCGCCAGCCCTGCCCGAATGCGGCTTGCTGCTGGTCAATCCGCGCGTGCCGGTGGCCACACCCGCCGTGTTTCGCGCGCGGCAGGGCGCCTTTTCCACGCCCGCCCCATTGCCGCAGGCCTGGCCGGATGCGGCCAGCATGGCGGCAGACCTCCTGCGGCTTCACAATGATCTTGAGGCGCCAGCCCTGCTGCTATGCCCCGTGATCGCCGAGGTGCTGGCCGCCTTGCGCGCAACGCCCGGCTGCCTGCTGGCACGGATGAGCGGCTCCGGCGCCACATGCTTCGGCCTGTTTGCCACTGCGGCCGCGGCCCGTGCCGCCGCTGAAAACATGCCGCGCGATTGGTGGGCCATCGGCGGCGCGCCCTGCGCTTGACGGGCTGCCCGCTTCAGCCTCAGCCTTCGCGCAACCCGAAGGAGCCTGCCATGATCCTCGCATCCCGCCGCACCCTCCTCACCGCCGCTGCGCTCTGCGCCCCATGGGTGACCAGCCGCGCGCAATCCGCCGGCACGCTGACCGTGGTGCTCAACCAGGGCCTGCTGGCACGGCTCTGGATTGACGAGTTGCACCCGGTGTTCGAGCGCGAGACCGGGGCGCGGCTGAATGTGCAGCAATCGGTCACGGGCAATATGCTCGGCATGCTGCGCACCCAGCGCGACAATCCGCCCGACCTCATGCAGTTCTCGGAAGCGGGTGTCTTCTCCGCCGCGCAGGCCGGATTGCTGCGCGCGCACAACCCCGCGAACATCCCCAACTGGGCGAGCCTGCGCGATGCCTTCAAGCTGGCCGACAACTACTCGGCCGGCGTCATTGATGCCGTGCACACGCTCTATTTCAACACGCGCGCCCAGACGACGCAGCCCACTTCCTGGGCGCAGCTCTGGGACGCTTCCTCGCGCCGGCGCGTGGCCATTCCGCCCATCACCTGGAACAGCGGCGTCCGGATGGTGACGACGGCGGCGCAGATCGCCACCGGCAAACCCTTCGCCGAAGCGCAGCGCGACCTTGATGCCGGGATCCGGCACCTCGCCCGCCTCAAGGAGAACGGCGCCATCGCCTATACCAGCGCGCCACAGGCCATCCAGATGCTGCAATCGGGCCAGGTCCCGCTGGTGCCCTTCTATGGCATCTTCATCAACCCGATCATCGAGCAGGGTGCGCCCATCAAGCCCGCCGTGCCGCTCGCCGAGGGCATTCATGGCGAGATCGTCGGCCTCAACATGCCGGTCAACGCGAAGAATGTGGAACTGGCCGAGCGCTATGTGAACATGAGCCTCTCGCGCGAGTTCCAGAGCAAGATTGACAGCGTGCTGCACGCCCGCGCCGCCAACAAGGACGTGAATCCCTCGCCGCGCACGATCGAGCTGCTCGGCCCGGCGGAGAACATCCTCTATGCTGATTGGCGCTTCCTCTCCGAGCAGCGCGCGCGGCTGAC from Sediminicoccus sp. KRV36 encodes the following:
- a CDS encoding extracellular solute-binding protein produces the protein MILASRRTLLTAAALCAPWVTSRAQSAGTLTVVLNQGLLARLWIDELHPVFERETGARLNVQQSVTGNMLGMLRTQRDNPPDLMQFSEAGVFSAAQAGLLRAHNPANIPNWASLRDAFKLADNYSAGVIDAVHTLYFNTRAQTTQPTSWAQLWDASSRRRVAIPPITWNSGVRMVTTAAQIATGKPFAEAQRDLDAGIRHLARLKENGAIAYTSAPQAIQMLQSGQVPLVPFYGIFINPIIEQGAPIKPAVPLAEGIHGEIVGLNMPVNAKNVELAERYVNMSLSREFQSKIDSVLHARAANKDVNPSPRTIELLGPAENILYADWRFLSEQRARLTDAWNNVFG
- a CDS encoding 4-(cytidine 5'-diphospho)-2-C-methyl-D-erythritol kinase, with product MRHMTEAAPAKVNLFLHVTGRRGDGYHLLDSLAVFGPAADALSATPAEALSLTLAGPFGATLAAEQDNLVLRAARALAAATGQAPAAALHLEKHLPVASGIGGGSADAAAALRLLNRLWGSGLDADALARIAAPLGADIPVCIASRPARMQGIGEVISAAPALPECGLLLVNPRVPVATPAVFRARQGAFSTPAPLPQAWPDAASMAADLLRLHNDLEAPALLLCPVIAEVLAALRATPGCLLARMSGSGATCFGLFATAAAARAAAENMPRDWWAIGGAPCA
- a CDS encoding tetratricopeptide repeat protein — its product is MRKRRLPPRLMLLALTLLAACAAGGPNVVDRTGRSAPSRGEIPASGSAFGNYLVGRFASEELDTKVAADSLLLALRSEPDQPEIVRRAFVALLLDGRADALRLARRLPDNASAQLVLFGADVAGARWDRAETRARGLSRQGPVAALQPVLLAWSHAGRGQTDQAIATLRPLAEQGRFRALNALHAALIADLANRPREAERFVRQALADQPEPTLRLAMLAAGILNRAGRPAEAVRLLDQLALSSDELALAVLEPARQVVLTQRAIQGPADGIAEAYVALGSALRGQGLEEMATLMARLALRLRPSFAPALMLLADTLAEGERLDAARETLLLINENDPLFGPAQLRQAALLDRLGRVDEAEALLRRLAEALPGVPQPLTRLGDLQRRRGRFAEAVLAYDGAIARSLPARPSDWPLFYARGISRERSGNWPGAEEDLLYALTLSPEQPFVLNYLAYTWADMGVNLERARAMLEGAAAQRPQDGNIADSLGWVLFRMGLLPAAIAQLERAVELEPRNATINDHLGDVYWAAGREGEGRFQWQRALTMDPEPAEAARIQMKIDTGLPRAVRR